One Chitinophagales bacterium genomic window carries:
- the ung gene encoding uracil-DNA glycosylase, which yields MADVAPQIEASWKAILDEEFQKPYFRKIKDTLVAEKNSGKTIYPPGPLIFNAFNLTPFDAVKVVILGQDPYHGKGQAHGLCFSVPRGIAPPPSLVNIFKELHDDTGIPIPSHGNLEKWARQGVFLLNAILTVRAGEPASHSKIGWQYFTDAVIRNLSEQRAGLVFLLWGKFAQEKAALIDPTRHHILRAAHPSPYSASGFFGCKHFSKTNEVLQHEGYNPIDWQLD from the coding sequence ATGGCTGACGTTGCCCCCCAGATTGAAGCATCCTGGAAGGCGATTCTTGATGAAGAATTCCAAAAGCCTTACTTCCGGAAAATAAAAGACACGCTGGTGGCCGAGAAAAACAGCGGAAAGACTATCTACCCGCCCGGACCGCTCATCTTCAATGCCTTTAACCTCACCCCTTTTGATGCAGTGAAAGTAGTGATTCTCGGGCAGGATCCCTATCACGGCAAAGGTCAGGCACACGGGCTATGCTTTTCGGTGCCCAGAGGTATAGCTCCTCCCCCGTCACTGGTCAATATTTTCAAAGAGTTGCACGATGACACGGGCATTCCGATACCGTCACATGGCAACCTGGAGAAATGGGCAAGGCAGGGCGTGTTTCTGCTCAATGCCATTCTCACGGTACGTGCCGGTGAGCCGGCCTCCCACAGCAAAATAGGCTGGCAGTATTTTACGGATGCCGTCATCCGGAATTTGTCTGAACAACGTGCCGGACTTGTATTTCTGCTCTGGGGCAAATTCGCTCAGGAGAAGGCCGCCCTTATTGACCCAACGCGGCATCATATTCTCCGGGCTGCTCATCCTTCGCCTTACTCGGCAAGTGGTTTCTTCGGCTGCAAACACTTTTCCAAAACCAACGAGGTTCTGCAACATGAGGGATATAACCCGATTGATTGGCAGCTGGATTAA
- a CDS encoding DUF423 domain-containing protein, protein MHKGVFSLIAFLGLLAVAIGAFAAHGLKPRLSEQALQWMETGNRYHFYHTLAALAAACLHNRRPTALFYYSLLAFITGIVLFSGSLYVMALTGFTAAGIVTPLGGLSFMVGWLLLGFAVWKDFAASGH, encoded by the coding sequence GTGCATAAAGGTGTTTTCTCCCTAATTGCCTTTTTAGGCCTGCTTGCCGTGGCTATTGGTGCGTTTGCCGCCCATGGGCTGAAGCCCCGTTTAAGCGAACAGGCTTTGCAATGGATGGAGACCGGAAACCGCTATCATTTTTATCACACCCTGGCAGCGCTTGCGGCAGCCTGCCTGCACAACAGAAGACCCACCGCACTGTTTTATTATTCTTTACTGGCGTTCATTACAGGAATTGTCCTGTTCAGCGGCTCCTTGTATGTGATGGCGTTGACCGGGTTTACTGCTGCAGGTATTGTCACTCCCCTGGGCGGCCTGAGTTTTATGGTTGGCTGGCTGCTGTTGGGATTTGCTGTATGGAAGGATTTTGCTGCATCCGGGCACTGA
- a CDS encoding TonB-dependent receptor, with the protein MRLRMLMLIFFQPFMKDKSAATCVRFLAVTVCLLLIFPVYGQYRLSGKVLDEQGHPLHNATVFVSSLERGTYSDSSGWFQLILPEGAWEILISYLGFETANPTIFLSSDTLIEFKLKAALMPEVAISEKRTPRMALMDEGGAVVLPKESFFLLPSFLGENDPMRTVQMQPGVQSGSEGSRGIFIRGGSPDQNLMLLDGVPVFNPSHIYGFISVFNGDAIERIDLYKDKYPARFGGRLGSVITIQSADGTTERISGQFSLGLITSRLHLEGPLTCKKHTVFSFSARVCYAGLYLKPISRRQFAGADQQGTVSYYFGDVNARMIHRFNDRHRVELSFFANRDYYSLERTYRLSNLTYYEQGDYLNQVKWGNEVASMAWIARPTSQWEVTTRAGYSHYRLDGSYADVYGSFIVATGDTNYMKGYYTDAVSYVRHLSLYTDVAYSSGRHSVRAGLGGQAVLFEPGEGTEQVKDFNAPDQVFTDTNRLYPTAEWFLYAEDTYKAHEKLTLASGVHARLYNPGNKAFVSLEPRLHILYNPLQRLFVRASASALSQNLHLLTAVNVDVLNDYWVPATAKAPPEIGWNFTAGVMQKLPRYFEWSMDGFYRVMHNLVEYKDESSPGITETWENRIVSGGTGIAYGVEFYLARTAGKVSGSLAYTLAWSKRKFDALNQGKFFPYKYDRRHNVAAQINYRFRKHFEISTSWVYGSGNAYTLAIQLYDSWYDVATHEFNVRNGIPTASYAKVKVYAGRNNARLPAYHHLDLSFTYRKSIRRFGHTFNISVYNVYNRLNVFSIYRDSRTDKDGNIRVSYRQLSLFPVLPSLTYTISF; encoded by the coding sequence ATGAGATTGCGGATGCTCATGCTGATTTTTTTTCAGCCTTTCATGAAGGATAAGAGTGCAGCCACCTGCGTTCGTTTTCTTGCCGTGACGGTATGTTTACTGCTTATTTTTCCTGTGTATGGGCAATATCGTCTGAGCGGAAAGGTTCTTGACGAGCAGGGGCATCCGTTGCATAACGCCACTGTGTTTGTAAGTTCGCTGGAACGCGGCACATACTCCGACTCTTCAGGATGGTTTCAGCTCATTCTCCCGGAAGGGGCCTGGGAGATTTTAATCTCTTACCTGGGGTTTGAAACGGCAAACCCAACCATATTTTTATCCAGCGATACGTTGATTGAATTTAAGCTGAAAGCTGCGCTGATGCCGGAGGTGGCTATTTCAGAAAAACGCACACCCAGAATGGCACTCATGGATGAGGGCGGGGCTGTGGTTTTGCCTAAAGAAAGTTTTTTTCTGCTGCCTTCTTTTCTGGGGGAGAATGATCCGATGAGAACTGTTCAGATGCAGCCGGGTGTACAATCGGGCAGTGAAGGATCCCGGGGTATCTTTATCCGGGGAGGCAGCCCGGATCAGAATCTGATGCTGCTGGATGGCGTACCGGTGTTTAACCCTTCGCATATTTATGGATTTATTTCTGTTTTCAACGGGGATGCTATTGAGCGCATTGACCTGTATAAAGACAAGTATCCGGCACGTTTTGGCGGACGCCTGGGCTCGGTGATCACCATCCAGTCAGCAGATGGCACAACAGAACGCATCAGCGGACAGTTTTCGCTCGGGCTGATAACCTCGCGATTGCATCTGGAAGGACCTTTAACCTGTAAAAAGCACACTGTCTTTTCTTTTTCGGCACGCGTGTGCTATGCCGGGCTTTATCTCAAACCGATATCCAGAAGGCAGTTTGCTGGTGCAGACCAGCAGGGCACCGTTAGTTATTATTTTGGTGATGTGAATGCCCGGATGATACATCGCTTCAATGACCGCCACCGCGTGGAGCTCAGCTTTTTTGCCAATAGAGACTATTATTCATTGGAAAGAACCTATAGACTCAGCAATCTGACTTATTACGAACAGGGCGACTATCTCAACCAGGTAAAATGGGGCAACGAAGTTGCTTCCATGGCATGGATTGCCCGGCCGACATCACAATGGGAGGTGACAACACGCGCGGGTTACAGTCATTATCGTCTTGATGGTTCTTATGCAGATGTATATGGCAGTTTCATTGTTGCAACCGGAGACACTAATTATATGAAAGGTTATTACACGGACGCTGTGTCTTACGTCCGTCATCTGAGTCTTTACACGGATGTCGCGTATTCCAGCGGCCGTCATAGCGTGCGTGCAGGCTTAGGAGGTCAGGCGGTTCTGTTTGAACCTGGGGAGGGCACAGAGCAGGTTAAAGACTTCAATGCACCCGATCAGGTATTCACCGACACCAATAGGCTATATCCCACGGCAGAGTGGTTTCTTTATGCCGAAGATACATACAAGGCACACGAAAAACTTACCCTTGCCAGCGGGGTACATGCGCGGCTTTACAATCCTGGGAATAAAGCGTTTGTCAGCCTGGAACCCCGCTTGCACATACTGTATAATCCGCTGCAGCGCTTATTTGTGCGGGCTTCGGCCTCTGCATTGTCGCAAAACCTGCATTTGCTCACCGCAGTGAATGTGGATGTGCTCAATGATTACTGGGTGCCGGCCACAGCTAAAGCCCCGCCCGAGATAGGATGGAATTTTACGGCTGGCGTGATGCAGAAGCTACCACGTTATTTTGAGTGGAGCATGGATGGTTTTTACCGTGTAATGCATAATCTTGTGGAGTATAAAGATGAGTCTTCACCCGGCATTACGGAGACATGGGAAAACAGGATAGTATCCGGTGGAACCGGAATTGCCTATGGTGTAGAGTTTTATCTTGCCCGTACTGCAGGAAAAGTCTCCGGATCACTGGCCTACACTCTGGCATGGAGCAAACGGAAATTTGATGCTCTCAATCAGGGTAAATTTTTCCCTTATAAGTATGACAGGCGGCATAATGTAGCAGCACAGATAAACTACCGTTTCAGAAAGCATTTTGAAATAAGCACATCCTGGGTATATGGCAGTGGTAATGCCTACACATTGGCCATTCAGCTTTACGATTCCTGGTATGATGTGGCTACTCATGAGTTTAATGTACGAAACGGGATTCCAACAGCCAGCTATGCTAAGGTTAAAGTATATGCCGGAAGAAATAATGCCCGGCTCCCCGCATATCATCATCTTGACCTCTCATTTACTTACCGCAAAAGTATCAGGCGGTTTGGCCATACTTTTAATATAAGTGTGTATAATGTGTATAATCGTCTGAATGTATTTTCAATTTACCGGGATAGCCGCACCGATAAAGACGGCAACATTAGGGTAAGTTACCGGCAGTTGAGTCTTTTCCCGGTTTTGCCCTCACTAACATATACTATCAGCTTTTAG
- the rmuC gene encoding DNA recombination protein RmuC, translating into MMHFVLNLIFLAAGFAAGALLAWLLLRGRYQTTLSKLEERNILLSENLQQATSRLEKESQLLRETENRHARLEADYNNLHERFQQHKIEVEQMRQMLVEQFKNIAGELLEDKSKKFTEQNKQNIDQILQPLREKLEAFEKKVESSHKDTIDRSSRLMEQLKNLGELNQRLSEEARNLTRALKGDTKTQGTWGEIILESILEKSGLVRDREYFIQQRVVTEDGRTLQPDIIINLPDDKKIIIDSKVSLLDYERFISETDEDQKSRHLQNHVHSIRKHIKTLGEKKYQQIYNNSPDFVLMFVPIEPALALALTHDHALFQEAMERNVVLTGPTTLWATLRTISTMWKQEYQNRNVREIARQAGALYDKFTNLLSDLEEIGKKIKASQEAYSSAMTKLTGRGSLIGRVEKLRELGAENTKVIPQKWLDRSLPDEDAKQNQNELF; encoded by the coding sequence ATGATGCACTTTGTTCTAAACCTCATTTTTCTGGCCGCTGGGTTTGCAGCCGGGGCACTGCTGGCATGGCTGCTTTTGCGCGGCAGGTATCAAACCACTCTCAGTAAGCTGGAAGAACGTAATATCCTGCTCTCTGAAAATCTGCAGCAAGCCACCAGTCGCCTGGAAAAAGAATCACAACTTTTACGGGAGACGGAAAACCGCCATGCCCGCCTGGAAGCGGATTACAATAATCTCCACGAGCGGTTTCAGCAGCACAAAATTGAAGTGGAGCAGATGCGGCAGATGTTGGTGGAGCAGTTTAAAAACATTGCAGGCGAATTACTGGAAGATAAAAGCAAAAAATTTACCGAGCAGAACAAGCAAAATATAGATCAGATTTTGCAACCCCTGCGTGAAAAGCTGGAGGCATTTGAAAAAAAAGTAGAGTCATCCCATAAAGACACCATTGACCGCAGCTCCCGGCTGATGGAGCAACTTAAGAATCTGGGTGAACTGAATCAGCGGCTGAGTGAAGAGGCGCGCAACCTCACCCGTGCCCTCAAAGGAGATACAAAAACACAAGGCACCTGGGGTGAGATCATTCTGGAGAGCATACTGGAAAAATCTGGTCTGGTCCGGGATCGCGAATACTTCATTCAGCAACGCGTTGTAACGGAAGATGGGCGCACGCTACAGCCCGATATTATCATCAATCTGCCGGACGATAAAAAAATCATTATTGACTCAAAAGTATCCCTGCTGGATTATGAACGGTTTATTTCTGAAACCGATGAAGACCAAAAGTCCAGACATCTGCAAAATCATGTGCATTCTATCCGCAAGCATATCAAAACCCTGGGCGAAAAAAAATACCAGCAGATTTATAACAACAGCCCTGACTTCGTGCTGATGTTTGTGCCTATTGAACCCGCCTTGGCTCTGGCGCTGACACATGACCACGCTTTATTTCAGGAAGCCATGGAACGGAATGTTGTCCTCACCGGCCCCACTACCTTGTGGGCTACCCTACGCACCATCTCTACGATGTGGAAGCAGGAATATCAGAATCGCAACGTGCGGGAAATCGCACGACAGGCCGGAGCCTTGTATGATAAATTCACCAACCTGCTTTCTGATCTGGAAGAGATTGGAAAAAAAATCAAAGCTTCCCAGGAAGCCTATTCCAGCGCTATGACCAAACTTACCGGCAGGGGAAGCCTGATTGGACGCGTGGAAAAGCTCCGCGAACTGGGTGCCGAAAATACCAAAGTCATTCCACAGAAGTGGCTTGACCGCAGCCTACCGGATGAAGACGCAAAGCAGAATCAAAATGAACTGTTTTAA
- a CDS encoding cytochrome c4, with protein sequence MKNLAFPSSVFSEARPFLVCGPCSAESEHQVMQTAYALSGLPVTLFRAGIWKPRTRPGAFEGVGAVGLQWLQRVKQETGLRTTVEVARGQHVELCLRHQIDVLWIGARSTANPFTVQEIADALRGTDIPVMVKNPINPDLNLWLGAIERLENAGIQKLIAIHRGFSSAERGGYRNKPMWELPIELKRLRPDLPIICDPSHICGKRDLIPRIAQQAMDLNFDGLMLEVHPEPDKALSDPAQQLTPNALTQLLQALVVREKGATGSMLRATLRELREIVDKHDEELILALKERMKVIEQIGLFKKENNIAVLQPERWKDIVETRTAWARELGLSDELILKIFQLIHQESIRQQTRIMNSRAQELRFPAS encoded by the coding sequence TTGAAAAATCTTGCCTTCCCGTCATCTGTATTTTCAGAAGCCAGGCCCTTCCTGGTGTGTGGCCCATGCAGTGCCGAAAGCGAACATCAGGTTATGCAGACAGCTTATGCCCTAAGTGGCCTTCCGGTAACTTTATTCCGGGCTGGCATCTGGAAGCCCCGTACGCGACCCGGCGCTTTTGAAGGAGTGGGGGCGGTAGGATTGCAATGGTTGCAGAGAGTCAAACAGGAGACCGGACTGCGAACCACCGTTGAGGTAGCCAGGGGGCAGCACGTTGAGCTTTGTCTTCGGCACCAGATAGATGTATTATGGATTGGCGCCCGTTCAACCGCAAATCCTTTCACCGTGCAGGAAATAGCGGATGCGCTCCGGGGCACGGACATACCCGTGATGGTAAAAAATCCCATCAACCCTGACCTGAATCTCTGGCTGGGAGCCATTGAGCGCCTGGAAAATGCGGGTATCCAAAAATTGATAGCCATTCATCGTGGCTTTTCATCAGCAGAAAGAGGCGGCTATCGCAATAAGCCCATGTGGGAGTTACCCATTGAGCTAAAACGTTTACGCCCTGACCTGCCGATTATTTGTGATCCCAGTCATATATGCGGAAAACGTGACCTCATCCCCCGAATAGCTCAGCAAGCCATGGACCTGAATTTTGACGGGCTTATGCTTGAAGTACACCCTGAGCCCGACAAAGCGCTTAGTGACCCTGCACAGCAACTTACCCCTAATGCGCTTACACAGTTGTTGCAGGCATTGGTTGTCCGTGAAAAAGGTGCTACCGGAAGCATGCTCAGGGCTACGCTTAGGGAACTGCGTGAAATCGTAGATAAACATGATGAAGAGCTTATTCTTGCCCTGAAGGAACGCATGAAAGTCATTGAGCAAATCGGGCTTTTTAAAAAAGAAAATAACATTGCCGTACTTCAGCCTGAGCGCTGGAAAGATATTGTAGAAACACGCACCGCCTGGGCCCGGGAACTGGGACTATCGGACGAGCTTATCCTGAAGATATTTCAGTTGATACACCAGGAGTCTATCCGCCAGCAAACGCGCATTATGAACAGTAGGGCACAGGAACTGCGCTTTCCGGCTTCCTGA
- the rlmN gene encoding putative dual-specificity RNA methyltransferase RlmN produces the protein MQKPDIRDIPVTELEKYLQQRQEHTFRAKQIQEWLWKKAASSFEEMTNLPVSLRQSLADSFDIRRILIEAEQKSADETTKVRFRLFDGNRVEGVLIPAKKRVTACVSSQCGCSLDCRFCATGQMKLARNLSAGEIFQQVVLLNQKAEVRYGRPITNIVFMGMGEPLLNYRNVLSAINRISSPEGLHFSARRITVSTAGIAKLIRKLADDQVRFELALSLHAANDAVRSKIMPINDSNPIDQLMDALDYFYRLTGNKITFEYILFDGINDSPEDARQLVDLCRRVPAMVNIIEYNPVQGLPFRQSPLKKREAFVRILESRGITAKVRLSRGKDIDAACGQLANK, from the coding sequence ATGCAGAAACCCGATATCAGAGATATACCCGTTACGGAATTAGAGAAGTATCTGCAGCAACGCCAGGAGCATACATTCAGGGCAAAGCAGATTCAGGAATGGCTTTGGAAAAAAGCGGCTTCCTCTTTTGAAGAAATGACCAACCTGCCCGTCAGTCTGCGACAGTCGCTGGCCGATAGTTTTGATATTCGGAGAATTCTGATAGAGGCCGAACAGAAAAGCGCTGACGAGACGACCAAGGTACGCTTCCGTTTGTTTGATGGTAATCGGGTTGAGGGAGTACTGATACCGGCAAAAAAAAGGGTGACAGCATGTGTTTCATCGCAGTGCGGTTGCAGTCTGGATTGCCGCTTTTGTGCCACCGGTCAGATGAAACTGGCACGCAACCTTTCGGCAGGAGAAATATTTCAGCAGGTAGTGCTGCTGAATCAGAAGGCTGAAGTACGTTACGGACGTCCGATTACCAATATTGTTTTTATGGGGATGGGAGAGCCTCTGCTGAACTACCGGAATGTGCTAAGCGCTATTAATCGTATAAGCTCCCCGGAAGGTCTGCATTTTTCTGCAAGACGTATTACCGTTTCTACAGCAGGTATAGCCAAGCTTATCCGTAAACTTGCAGATGATCAGGTGCGGTTTGAGCTGGCGCTGTCTTTACATGCCGCCAATGATGCGGTGCGCAGTAAAATCATGCCCATTAATGATTCCAACCCGATTGATCAGCTCATGGATGCGCTGGATTATTTTTACCGCCTCACAGGAAACAAAATCACTTTTGAATATATCCTTTTTGACGGCATCAATGATTCTCCCGAAGACGCGCGTCAGCTTGTGGATTTGTGCCGCAGGGTGCCTGCTATGGTCAACATCATTGAATACAATCCTGTGCAGGGATTACCTTTTCGGCAGTCTCCCCTGAAAAAGCGGGAAGCTTTTGTGCGCATTTTGGAAAGCCGTGGAATAACTGCCAAGGTGCGGTTAAGCAGGGGAAAAGATATAGATGCAGCCTGCGGACAGCTGGCCAACAAATAG
- a CDS encoding TetR family transcriptional regulator, whose protein sequence is MTLTQILAQSEETFLVYGIKSITMDDLARKMGISKKTLYQFVRDKKDLVRKVMKYHLENEKKAILQIIRQNDNAIDELFALGQRTLPYLSRINPSVLYDLQKYYPDCWKMFLDFKNTFIYSLVLENLKKGIAQGLYRDDFKPDIVARFYSARTEIVVSQEIFPPPKYALAEVYAEYLKYHLRAISSANGLKYMSKLKLF, encoded by the coding sequence ATGACCCTTACCCAGATACTTGCACAATCAGAGGAGACTTTTCTCGTCTATGGCATCAAAAGTATAACCATGGACGATCTGGCGCGGAAAATGGGCATCTCCAAAAAGACCCTCTATCAGTTTGTCCGCGACAAAAAAGATCTGGTCCGGAAGGTTATGAAATATCACCTTGAAAATGAGAAGAAAGCCATTCTTCAGATTATCCGCCAAAACGACAACGCCATTGATGAGCTCTTTGCCTTAGGGCAACGCACCTTGCCTTATCTGAGTCGCATCAATCCTTCTGTGCTCTATGACCTGCAGAAATATTATCCTGACTGCTGGAAGATGTTTCTTGACTTTAAGAACACCTTCATCTATTCACTTGTTTTGGAAAATCTGAAAAAAGGTATCGCACAAGGGCTCTATCGCGATGATTTCAAACCAGACATCGTGGCTCGTTTTTACTCGGCCCGTACGGAAATCGTGGTGAGTCAGGAAATTTTTCCTCCGCCCAAATATGCACTTGCGGAAGTTTACGCAGAATACCTGAAGTATCACCTGCGTGCTATCTCTTCGGCTAACGGATTAAAGTATATGAGCAAACTAAAACTTTTCTGA
- a CDS encoding transporter, translating into MGLQWFPFIVITSILLLPGIMPASAQTDTMRLSLQEAIDYALQHNRTMQNARLDYLITKKRTIEIIAEGLPQLEGKITYKNQFELPTSLIPGTFIPGSNEEFIELKFGTRHNLNVDFTAYQSLIEGRYFIGLKANKTLLGISREQTEIAESNLKNQVSKAYYAVLVAEENARIIEKNIATVTRLLNETRELYKNGFQDELAVDRLELSLSNLVSRKKEISLQTEVSRDALKYQLGLPSETTLQLTESLEALLAAGTLPDVQSFDYTQRNEYQLLNHQKIVRGYEAASYAAGYAPALSAFVGYGFNAQRTRFDLFNPDKPWFRSGYFGLEIRWQIFDSFKKGAIYQQKKLDQQKINNQIDDFKQQAGLEVKNAFSAYQNALEEFSNQKKNLALAEKIYTKTQVMYQEGIGSSMELAQAESTLTETQANYLRSIYDLLVKRSDLMKALGYE; encoded by the coding sequence ATGGGGCTACAGTGGTTTCCCTTTATCGTTATAACAAGCATTCTTCTCCTACCCGGTATTATGCCGGCTTCGGCACAGACTGACACCATGCGGTTATCTCTGCAGGAGGCTATTGATTATGCCCTGCAGCATAACCGCACCATGCAAAATGCACGACTGGACTACCTGATTACCAAAAAAAGAACGATTGAAATTATTGCCGAAGGGCTGCCGCAGCTGGAGGGAAAGATTACTTACAAAAATCAATTTGAACTACCCACTTCCCTCATTCCGGGAACTTTTATCCCCGGAAGTAATGAAGAGTTTATAGAGTTGAAATTTGGCACCCGGCATAACCTGAATGTGGACTTTACCGCTTATCAATCTTTGATTGAGGGACGCTATTTCATTGGTCTGAAAGCCAACAAAACCTTGCTGGGCATATCGCGGGAACAAACCGAAATAGCCGAATCCAACCTGAAAAACCAGGTTTCAAAAGCCTACTACGCTGTGCTGGTAGCCGAAGAAAATGCAAGGATAATCGAAAAAAACATAGCCACCGTCACCCGGCTTTTAAATGAAACGCGCGAGTTATACAAAAACGGTTTTCAGGACGAACTGGCCGTGGACAGGCTGGAACTGAGTTTATCCAATCTGGTATCACGAAAAAAAGAAATCAGCCTGCAAACAGAAGTGAGCAGAGATGCCCTCAAATATCAGTTGGGCTTGCCCTCTGAAACTACGCTACAGCTTACCGAGTCACTGGAAGCGCTGCTGGCTGCAGGCACCCTTCCCGATGTGCAGAGTTTTGATTATACCCAGCGCAACGAATATCAGCTGCTTAATCACCAGAAAATAGTAAGAGGGTATGAGGCGGCCAGCTATGCGGCTGGATATGCACCTGCTTTAAGCGCTTTCGTGGGTTACGGTTTCAATGCACAGCGGACCAGGTTTGATCTGTTTAACCCTGACAAGCCATGGTTTCGCAGCGGCTATTTCGGTCTGGAAATCAGATGGCAAATTTTTGACAGCTTCAAGAAAGGCGCCATTTACCAGCAAAAGAAACTGGACCAACAGAAAATAAACAATCAGATAGATGACTTTAAACAACAGGCAGGACTGGAAGTGAAAAATGCATTTTCTGCCTATCAGAATGCCCTGGAAGAATTTTCCAACCAGAAAAAAAATCTTGCCCTGGCAGAAAAGATTTATACTAAGACGCAGGTAATGTATCAGGAAGGTATCGGTTCAAGCATGGAACTGGCACAGGCTGAGTCTACGCTCACTGAAACCCAGGCAAATTACCTGCGCTCCATATATGACCTTTTGGTCAAAAGGAGCGATTTAATGAAAGCTTTAGGCTATGAATAA
- a CDS encoding MexH family multidrug efflux RND transporter periplasmic adaptor subunit encodes MKNMLLAILLGCHLWGCTQDNSLEAKKEKLNQLKKQHEEIGFQIRELEQELKTLDPEGMETAKSGRLVTLLTAGKKNFEKYIDIQGTAESEKNITVSAETGGEIVALQVSEGQQVKKGQLLLQIDDALLRKEIEDLSLSLDLATTVFKRQENLWKQNIGSELQYLEAKNKKESLEAKLQKLQTQISKTRITAPVDGTVENIRVKAGETVSPGMPLMNVVNLEEIVVKADVPERYIGSVKKGEAVSIYFPALDITREASITATGSIIHPTNRTFSVEMKIPNKDHTLKANLLAIVKIIEYKNPEAITLPTRLIQRSNGDYFIFIAESSAQDMIAKRRVIKTGATYGGETEILEGLAVGETVIDEGAHDVSDGVLLEVQKSE; translated from the coding sequence ATGAAGAATATGCTATTGGCCATCTTGCTAGGCTGCCACCTATGGGGATGTACCCAGGACAACAGTTTGGAAGCAAAAAAAGAAAAACTCAACCAGCTGAAGAAGCAGCATGAAGAAATAGGTTTTCAAATCCGCGAACTGGAGCAGGAACTGAAAACCCTTGATCCGGAAGGAATGGAAACAGCAAAGAGTGGAAGGCTGGTTACTCTTTTAACTGCCGGCAAAAAAAACTTTGAAAAATATATTGATATACAGGGCACTGCCGAATCGGAGAAAAACATCACAGTAAGTGCTGAAACGGGTGGAGAGATTGTCGCCCTGCAGGTAAGCGAGGGACAGCAGGTGAAAAAGGGGCAGTTGCTTCTCCAGATAGATGATGCCCTGCTGCGCAAAGAAATAGAAGACCTAAGCCTGTCGCTTGATCTCGCCACCACCGTATTCAAACGCCAGGAAAATCTCTGGAAGCAAAATATTGGCAGCGAGCTGCAATATCTTGAAGCAAAAAACAAAAAAGAAAGTCTGGAAGCCAAACTACAAAAGCTGCAAACGCAAATAAGTAAAACTCGCATCACTGCTCCGGTAGATGGCACCGTGGAAAACATACGGGTCAAAGCCGGAGAAACGGTTTCCCCGGGTATGCCTCTGATGAATGTAGTGAACCTGGAAGAAATTGTGGTGAAGGCAGATGTACCTGAACGCTACATTGGCTCCGTAAAAAAAGGCGAGGCCGTTAGCATTTATTTCCCCGCTCTGGACATTACACGAGAGGCCTCCATCACCGCTACCGGTAGCATTATTCATCCTACCAACCGCACCTTCAGTGTGGAAATGAAAATACCCAACAAAGACCATACTCTCAAAGCCAATCTGCTGGCAATAGTTAAAATCATTGAGTACAAAAATCCTGAGGCGATCACTTTGCCTACCCGGCTCATTCAACGCAGCAACGGAGACTACTTTATCTTCATAGCCGAAAGTTCAGCACAGGATATGATTGCCAAAAGAAGAGTAATAAAAACCGGTGCCACCTATGGTGGAGAAACAGAAATTCTCGAGGGACTGGCAGTCGGTGAAACTGTTATTGATGAAGGCGCCCATGATGTGTCCGATGGAGTGCTGCTGGAAGTTCAAAAATCGGAGTAG